The proteins below are encoded in one region of Bosea sp. BIWAKO-01:
- a CDS encoding ABC transporter substrate-binding protein, whose product MRNVATFASRAAIAAALSLVAGAAVAQELRIGISAEPSAMDPHYHNLTPNNMLARHIYEPLVGQDASQRLVPSLAESWKAIDDTTWEFKLRQNVKFHDGSPFTADDVLATFQRAPNVPKSPSSFSAYVRGKEISKVDDYTIRIKTAAPAPLVPTDLSTFGVISAKCKDTTTEEFNAGKCAAGGTGPYKQAEFVSGDRVVMTANDSWWGGSKDLWKKVTFRIVTSAPTRVAALLAGDVDMIEAVPTSDVAKLKGDKNLNVVSQVSNRVVYFHMDHFRDVSPFIKGKDGSEIKNPLRDVRVRKALSMAINRPGIVERIMEKEAIPAGQLLPDSFFGTSKNLKPVAFDLAGAKKLLAEAGYPNGFKMKMHGPNGRYTNDTKIIEAVAQMFARLGIETEVETLPPANFFTRASQGAPGNVPEFSFILVGWAAGTGESSDSLKALLATFNPQKGMGATNRGRYSNPAFDAKVEEGLRTVDDKKRDAIFGEAMEIGMNDVGLIPTHFQLNTWAARKGFKVEPRSDEYTLATSVTKQ is encoded by the coding sequence ATGAGAAACGTCGCCACATTCGCCAGCCGCGCCGCCATAGCCGCGGCGCTGTCTCTGGTCGCGGGTGCCGCTGTCGCGCAGGAATTGCGCATCGGCATCTCGGCCGAGCCGAGCGCGATGGACCCGCACTATCACAACCTGACCCCCAACAACATGCTGGCCCGGCACATCTATGAGCCGCTGGTCGGCCAGGACGCCTCGCAGCGGCTGGTTCCCAGCCTCGCCGAAAGCTGGAAGGCGATCGACGACACGACCTGGGAGTTCAAGCTCCGCCAGAACGTCAAGTTCCATGACGGCTCGCCCTTCACCGCCGACGACGTGCTCGCGACCTTCCAGCGCGCGCCGAACGTGCCCAAGAGCCCATCGAGCTTCTCGGCCTATGTCCGCGGCAAGGAGATCAGCAAGGTCGACGACTACACGATCCGCATCAAGACCGCCGCGCCGGCGCCGCTGGTGCCGACCGATCTTTCGACCTTCGGCGTCATCTCCGCCAAGTGCAAGGACACCACCACTGAGGAATTCAACGCCGGCAAATGCGCGGCGGGCGGCACCGGCCCCTACAAACAGGCCGAGTTCGTCTCGGGCGACCGCGTCGTCATGACCGCCAATGACAGCTGGTGGGGCGGCAGCAAGGATCTCTGGAAGAAGGTGACGTTCCGCATCGTCACGTCGGCGCCCACCCGGGTCGCGGCCCTGCTGGCGGGCGATGTCGATATGATCGAAGCCGTGCCGACCTCCGATGTCGCCAAGCTCAAGGGCGACAAGAACCTGAACGTCGTCAGCCAGGTCTCGAACCGCGTGGTCTATTTCCACATGGACCATTTCCGCGACGTCTCGCCCTTCATCAAGGGCAAGGACGGCTCCGAGATCAAGAATCCGCTGAGGGATGTCCGCGTCCGCAAGGCGCTTTCGATGGCGATCAATCGGCCGGGCATCGTCGAGCGCATCATGGAGAAGGAGGCGATCCCCGCCGGCCAGCTCCTGCCCGATTCATTCTTCGGCACCTCCAAGAACCTGAAGCCGGTCGCTTTCGATCTCGCCGGCGCCAAGAAGCTGCTGGCCGAGGCCGGGTACCCGAACGGCTTCAAGATGAAGATGCACGGGCCGAACGGGCGCTACACCAACGACACCAAGATCATCGAGGCCGTCGCCCAGATGTTCGCGCGGCTCGGCATCGAGACCGAGGTCGAGACGCTGCCCCCGGCCAATTTCTTCACCCGCGCCTCGCAAGGCGCGCCGGGCAATGTGCCGGAATTCTCCTTCATTCTCGTCGGCTGGGCCGCCGGAACGGGTGAATCCTCGGACTCGCTCAAGGCGCTGCTTGCGACCTTCAACCCGCAGAAGGGCATGGGAGCGACCAATCGCGGCCGCTACTCCAACCCGGCCTTCGACGCCAAGGTCGAGGAAGGCCTGCGCACGGTCGACGACAAGAAGCGCGATGCCATCTTCGGCGAGGCGATGGAGATCGGCATGAATGATGTCGGGCTGATCCCGACACATTTCCAGCTCAACACCTGGGCTGCCCGCAAGGGCTTCAAGGTCGAGCCGCGCTCGGACGAGTACACGCTCGCGACCTCCGTCACGAAGCAGTGA
- a CDS encoding ABC transporter permease, giving the protein MAAFILRRLAQALFVIGAMLVIVFFGVNVVGDPIYMLVSPEMNQEQIAETARSLGLDRPIWEQFLIFLKNAMQGDLGRSFVHGESAIKLILSRMPATLELALVALFMAIVIGLPLGLYAGLKPESKASRAIMAISILGFSLPTFWVGLMLILAFAVGLGWFPATGRGETVSVFGIETSLLTLDGWQHVALPALNLALLKISLVIRLARAGAREAALMDYVKFARAKGLSQSRIIGVHILKNIMIPIVTVLGLEFGSLVAFSVVTETIFAWPGMGRLLLEAITRLDRPVIVAYVMVVVVLFVTINLLVDLVYSALDPRVRLTEAST; this is encoded by the coding sequence ATGGCTGCCTTCATCCTTCGTCGCCTGGCGCAGGCCCTCTTCGTCATTGGGGCGATGCTGGTCATCGTCTTCTTCGGCGTGAACGTCGTCGGCGACCCGATCTACATGCTCGTCTCGCCGGAGATGAACCAGGAGCAGATCGCCGAAACGGCCCGCTCGCTCGGCCTCGACCGGCCGATCTGGGAACAGTTCCTGATCTTCCTGAAGAATGCCATGCAAGGCGACCTCGGCCGCTCCTTCGTGCATGGCGAGTCGGCGATCAAGCTCATCCTGTCGCGCATGCCGGCGACGCTGGAGCTCGCCCTTGTCGCGCTTTTCATGGCGATCGTGATCGGGCTGCCGCTCGGCCTCTATGCGGGGCTGAAGCCGGAGAGCAAGGCGTCCCGCGCGATCATGGCGATCTCGATCCTCGGCTTCTCGCTGCCGACATTCTGGGTCGGGCTGATGCTGATCCTCGCCTTCGCCGTCGGATTGGGCTGGTTCCCCGCCACGGGCCGGGGCGAAACCGTCTCCGTCTTCGGCATCGAAACCTCGCTGCTCACGCTCGACGGCTGGCAGCATGTGGCCCTGCCGGCGCTGAACCTCGCACTGCTCAAGATCTCGCTTGTCATCCGCCTGGCACGGGCCGGGGCACGCGAGGCGGCCCTGATGGACTATGTCAAATTCGCCCGTGCCAAGGGCCTTTCGCAGAGCCGGATCATCGGCGTCCACATCCTGAAGAACATCATGATCCCGATCGTCACCGTGCTCGGCCTCGAATTCGGCTCGCTCGTCGCCTTTTCCGTGGTGACGGAGACGATCTTCGCCTGGCCCGGCATGGGCCGCCTCCTGCTGGAGGCGATCACCCGGCTCGATCGACCGGTCATCGTCGCCTATGTCATGGTTGTCGTCGTGCTGTTCGTGACGATCAACCTGCTGGTCGACCTCGTTTATTCCGCGCTCGATCCGCGCGTCCGCCTGACGGAGGCCAGCACGTGA
- a CDS encoding ABC transporter permease, with amino-acid sequence MSETSLPTVTTTPTAPAREETPLRRFVRSFIEDRVALIGLLVFATIVLLALVAPLIAPQNPYDLAAVDVMDSRQPPGAVAGEGFTMWLGSDGVGRDLLSGILYGLRISLMVGAFSGLIAATVGMTVGLIAAYAGGKVETVIMRLVDLQLSLPSVLVALILVAALGKGVDKIIIALVIVQWAYYARTVRGSALVERRKEYVEAAQSLGLSHARTVFRHILPNCLAPVIVIATVQTAHAISLEATLSFLGVGLPQTEPSLGVLIANGFQYMISGSYWISVFPGLALLMTIVSINLVGDRLRDVLNPRLEK; translated from the coding sequence GTGAGCGAGACCAGTCTGCCCACGGTCACGACGACCCCGACCGCGCCGGCCAGGGAAGAGACGCCGCTGCGGCGCTTCGTCCGCAGCTTCATCGAGGACCGCGTTGCGCTGATCGGTCTCCTGGTTTTCGCGACGATCGTGCTGCTGGCGCTCGTCGCGCCGCTGATCGCCCCGCAAAACCCCTATGACCTCGCTGCGGTCGACGTGATGGACTCCCGCCAGCCGCCAGGCGCCGTGGCCGGCGAAGGCTTTACGATGTGGCTGGGCTCCGACGGTGTCGGCCGCGATCTGCTCTCCGGCATTCTCTACGGCCTGCGCATTTCGCTGATGGTGGGGGCCTTCTCGGGGCTGATCGCCGCGACCGTCGGCATGACCGTCGGGCTGATCGCCGCCTATGCCGGCGGCAAGGTCGAGACCGTGATCATGCGGCTCGTCGACCTGCAATTGTCGCTCCCCTCGGTGCTCGTCGCGCTGATCCTGGTCGCCGCACTCGGCAAGGGCGTTGACAAGATCATCATTGCCCTCGTCATCGTGCAATGGGCCTATTACGCCCGCACGGTCCGCGGCTCCGCGCTGGTCGAGCGCCGCAAGGAATATGTCGAGGCGGCGCAGTCGCTCGGCCTCTCCCATGCGCGCACCGTCTTCCGCCATATCCTGCCCAACTGCCTCGCCCCGGTCATCGTGATCGCGACCGTGCAGACCGCGCATGCGATCTCGCTGGAGGCAACGCTTTCGTTCCTCGGAGTCGGCCTGCCACAGACGGAGCCCTCGCTCGGCGTGCTGATCGCCAACGGCTTCCAGTACATGATCTCGGGCAGCTACTGGATCTCGGTCTTCCCCGGGCTCGCCCTGCTCATGACCATCGTCTCGATCAACCTGGTCGGCGACAGGTTGCGCGACGTGCTGAACCCGCGCCTGGAGAAGTGA
- a CDS encoding ABC transporter ATP-binding protein, protein MSDHVLQVSDLKTHFFTRAGTVKSVDGVSFHVRRGEVLGLVGESGSGKSVTGFSIMGLIDPPGRIVEGSIKLNGKELVGLGEDEFRKVRGREVAMIFQDPMMTLNPVLRIDTQMIEAVTAHDKVSHKAARARARDALAKVGIPSPEERLNAYPHQFSGGMRQRVAIAIALLHRPPLIICDEPTTALDVTIQSQILAEMQSLCAETGTALVWITHDLGVVAGLADRIAVMYAGRIVEAGAVDPVLDTPLHPYTAGLLGSLPSEGEPGEMLRQIRGSTPSLARLPQGCAFAPRCDYAQGDCLTIAPATTAFPGERGVRCHHPLSGTGVAA, encoded by the coding sequence ATGAGCGATCACGTGCTCCAGGTCAGCGATCTCAAGACCCATTTCTTCACCCGCGCCGGTACCGTGAAGTCGGTCGACGGCGTCTCTTTCCATGTCCGTCGCGGGGAAGTGCTCGGCCTGGTCGGCGAATCCGGCTCCGGCAAATCGGTCACCGGCTTCTCGATCATGGGGCTGATCGATCCCCCCGGCCGCATTGTCGAGGGCTCGATCAAGCTCAACGGCAAGGAGCTCGTCGGTCTCGGGGAAGACGAATTCCGGAAGGTCCGCGGTCGCGAGGTCGCGATGATCTTCCAGGATCCGATGATGACGCTGAACCCGGTCCTGCGCATTGACACGCAAATGATCGAAGCCGTCACCGCCCATGACAAGGTCTCGCACAAGGCAGCGCGGGCCCGCGCCCGGGATGCCCTCGCCAAGGTCGGCATCCCCTCGCCCGAGGAGCGGTTGAATGCCTATCCGCACCAGTTCTCGGGCGGCATGCGCCAGCGTGTCGCAATCGCGATCGCGCTGCTGCATCGTCCGCCGCTGATCATTTGCGACGAGCCGACGACCGCGCTCGACGTCACCATCCAGAGCCAGATCCTTGCCGAGATGCAATCGCTCTGTGCCGAAACCGGGACTGCCCTGGTCTGGATCACCCATGACCTCGGCGTCGTCGCCGGGCTCGCCGACCGGATCGCGGTGATGTATGCCGGCCGCATCGTCGAGGCGGGCGCGGTCGATCCCGTGCTCGACACGCCCTTACACCCCTACACCGCAGGCCTGCTCGGCTCGCTGCCGAGCGAGGGCGAACCAGGTGAGATGCTGCGCCAGATCAGGGGCTCGACGCCTTCGCTCGCTCGCCTGCCGCAAGGATGCGCCTTTGCCCCGCGCTGCGACTACGCGCAGGGCGACTGCCTCACGATCGCGCCTGCCACGACGGCTTTCCCAGGAGAGCGCGGCGTGCGCTGTCATCATCCCCTGAGCGGAACCGGGGTTGCGGCATGA
- a CDS encoding ABC transporter ATP-binding protein, with product MNDTPILTLESVSKRFAKPLDAAAKFANWFGAGNTEEVVHAVDSVDLSIRAGEVVGLVGESGCGKSTLGRVVAGIHKASAGRVSWRGRYTDEMGTEERHAATLAIQMIFQDPMSSLNPRMRVSDIVGEAPVVHGLTTRAGQADYVDDILNRVGLDPTYKRRYPHQFSGGQRARIGIARALAVKPEFLVCDESVAALDVSIQAQVLNLFMKLRDELNLTYLFISHDLGVVRHLSDRVVIMYLGRVVEAAPAAALFKGPQHPYAQALLANVPTITARKKRFAPVSGEIPSPLHPPSGCHFHPRCPHAGPRCKAERPALKTIASGHVAACHLHDGGVGAMAA from the coding sequence ATGAACGATACACCGATCCTCACCCTCGAAAGCGTCTCGAAGCGCTTCGCCAAACCGCTCGACGCAGCCGCGAAATTCGCGAACTGGTTCGGCGCCGGCAATACCGAAGAGGTTGTGCACGCGGTCGACAGCGTCGATCTCTCGATCCGGGCCGGCGAGGTCGTCGGGCTGGTCGGCGAATCCGGCTGCGGCAAATCAACGCTCGGACGGGTCGTCGCGGGGATTCACAAGGCGAGCGCCGGCCGCGTGAGCTGGCGCGGGCGCTATACCGACGAGATGGGCACCGAGGAGCGCCACGCTGCGACACTGGCCATCCAGATGATCTTCCAGGACCCGATGTCCTCGCTCAACCCGCGCATGCGGGTCAGCGACATCGTCGGCGAAGCGCCCGTGGTGCACGGGCTGACGACACGCGCCGGCCAGGCGGATTATGTCGACGATATTCTCAATCGCGTCGGCCTCGACCCGACCTACAAACGGCGCTATCCGCACCAGTTCTCGGGCGGCCAACGTGCCCGCATCGGCATCGCGAGAGCGCTGGCGGTGAAGCCGGAGTTTCTCGTCTGCGACGAAAGCGTGGCTGCTCTCGATGTCTCGATTCAGGCCCAGGTCCTGAATCTTTTCATGAAGCTGCGCGACGAACTCAACCTGACCTACCTCTTCATCAGCCACGACCTCGGCGTCGTCCGGCACCTCTCGGACCGGGTCGTGATCATGTATCTCGGCCGTGTCGTCGAGGCCGCGCCCGCCGCCGCCCTCTTCAAGGGGCCGCAACACCCCTATGCCCAGGCGCTGCTCGCCAATGTGCCGACGATCACGGCTCGCAAGAAGCGTTTTGCGCCCGTCAGCGGCGAGATCCCCTCGCCGCTTCATCCGCCGTCAGGCTGCCATTTCCACCCGCGCTGTCCGCATGCCGGGCCGCGCTGCAAGGCGGAGCGGCCGGCGCTGAAAACGATCGCGTCCGGCCATGTCGCGGCCTGTCACTTGCATGACGGCGGTGTCGGAGCGATGGCGGCCTGA
- a CDS encoding NADP-dependent malic enzyme has protein sequence MKSTLSTDLRSGALVYHRLPRPGKLEIQATKPLGNQRDLALAYSPGVAAACEAIVDDPAEAAELTSRQNLVAVITNGTAVLGLGDIGPLASKPVMEGKAVLFKKFAGIDCFDIEVDQKNIEKFVDVVAALEPTFGGINLEDIKGPECFEIEEQLKARMNIPVFHDDQHGTAIIVSAAILNGLDLAGKQIGDVKIVVSGAGAAALACLNLLVELGARRQNIWVTDLEGVVHKGRNTLMDRWKEVYAQETDARTLSDVIGDADVFLGLSAAGVLKPEMAKRMAASPLILALANPNPEITPEDALAARPDAMICTGRSDYPNQVNNVLCFPYIFRGALDVHATTINEAMKLAAVRAIASLAREATSDIAARAYGGESQTFGATSLIPNPFDPRLILRIAPAVAQAAMDTGVARKPLADIEAYREDLSRFVFRSGFIMKPLFAQAKADPKRVIYAEGEDERVLRAAQVALEEGMAVPILIGRPSVIETRVKRFGLTIRPGIDCEVINPEDDPRYRDYVQTYLEIAGRRGITPEAARVLVRTNNTVIAALAVMRGEADAMITGLEGRFLSRLRHIKDIIGLAPGARDISAMTLIITNKGAFFLADTHVKHDPTAEEIADMAVIAASHVARFGITPKIALLSHSDFGAADTPSSLKMRKAVCLIRERAPELECDGEMEADTALLPMVRERVLPSSHLKGVANVLIFPNLDAANIAYQFAKVLADALPVGPILIGAAKPVHILTGSVTARGVVNMTAVAVVEAQERAAASPA, from the coding sequence ATGAAAAGCACCTTGTCGACGGATCTTCGCTCGGGCGCGCTCGTCTACCACCGCCTGCCCCGGCCCGGTAAGCTCGAGATCCAGGCAACGAAGCCTCTCGGCAACCAGCGCGACCTGGCGCTCGCCTATTCTCCCGGCGTGGCTGCCGCCTGCGAGGCGATCGTCGACGACCCGGCGGAAGCCGCCGAACTGACCTCGCGCCAGAACCTCGTCGCCGTCATCACCAACGGCACAGCCGTTCTCGGCCTCGGCGATATCGGACCGCTCGCCTCCAAGCCCGTGATGGAGGGCAAGGCGGTCCTGTTCAAGAAGTTTGCCGGGATCGACTGCTTCGACATCGAGGTCGACCAGAAGAACATCGAGAAATTCGTCGATGTCGTCGCGGCGCTGGAACCAACCTTCGGCGGCATCAACCTCGAGGACATCAAGGGTCCTGAATGCTTCGAGATCGAGGAGCAGCTCAAGGCCCGGATGAACATCCCGGTCTTCCATGACGACCAGCACGGCACCGCGATCATCGTCAGCGCCGCGATCCTGAACGGGCTCGATCTCGCGGGAAAGCAGATCGGCGACGTCAAGATCGTCGTCTCCGGCGCCGGCGCAGCCGCCCTTGCCTGCCTCAACCTGCTGGTTGAGCTCGGGGCCAGGCGCCAGAATATCTGGGTCACCGACCTTGAAGGCGTGGTCCACAAGGGCCGCAACACGCTGATGGACCGCTGGAAGGAGGTCTATGCGCAGGAGACAGATGCGCGGACGCTCAGCGACGTGATCGGCGACGCCGATGTCTTCCTCGGCCTGTCTGCCGCCGGCGTCCTGAAGCCCGAGATGGCCAAGCGCATGGCGGCGAGTCCGCTGATCCTGGCGCTGGCCAACCCGAACCCGGAGATTACGCCGGAGGATGCGCTTGCGGCACGTCCTGACGCGATGATCTGCACCGGCCGCTCGGACTATCCGAACCAGGTCAACAACGTCCTGTGCTTCCCCTACATCTTCCGTGGCGCGCTCGATGTGCACGCCACGACGATCAACGAAGCGATGAAGCTGGCCGCGGTGCGCGCCATTGCATCGCTGGCGCGGGAGGCCACGTCCGACATCGCGGCGCGCGCCTATGGCGGCGAGTCGCAGACATTCGGCGCGACCTCGCTGATCCCGAACCCGTTCGATCCGCGCCTGATCCTGCGCATTGCACCGGCGGTCGCGCAGGCCGCGATGGATACCGGCGTCGCACGCAAGCCCCTCGCCGATATCGAGGCCTATCGCGAGGACCTGTCACGCTTCGTCTTCCGTTCCGGCTTCATCATGAAGCCGCTCTTTGCGCAGGCGAAGGCCGACCCCAAGCGCGTCATCTACGCCGAGGGCGAGGATGAGCGCGTGCTGCGCGCCGCTCAGGTGGCGCTCGAGGAAGGCATGGCCGTGCCGATCCTGATCGGCCGCCCGAGCGTCATCGAAACCCGGGTGAAACGCTTCGGCCTGACGATCCGGCCAGGCATCGATTGCGAGGTGATCAACCCCGAGGATGATCCGCGCTATCGCGACTACGTGCAGACCTATCTCGAAATCGCCGGCCGGCGCGGTATCACGCCGGAGGCCGCACGCGTGCTGGTGCGCACCAACAACACGGTGATCGCGGCACTCGCGGTGATGCGCGGCGAGGCCGATGCGATGATCACGGGCCTGGAAGGGCGCTTCCTGTCGCGGCTGCGGCACATCAAGGACATCATCGGGCTTGCGCCCGGCGCACGCGACATCTCGGCGATGACGCTGATCATCACCAACAAGGGCGCCTTCTTCCTGGCCGACACCCATGTGAAGCATGATCCGACCGCCGAGGAGATCGCCGACATGGCGGTGATCGCGGCGAGCCATGTCGCGCGCTTCGGCATCACACCCAAGATCGCCCTGCTCTCGCACTCGGATTTCGGCGCGGCCGACACCCCCTCCTCGCTGAAGATGCGCAAGGCGGTCTGCCTGATCCGCGAGCGGGCGCCGGAGCTCGAATGCGACGGTGAAATGGAGGCCGACACCGCCCTGCTGCCGATGGTGCGCGAGCGGGTGCTGCCCTCGTCGCATCTCAAGGGCGTCGCCAATGTGCTGATCTTCCCGAATCTCGACGCCGCCAACATCGCCTACCAGTTCGCCAAGGTGCTGGCGGATGCGCTCCCGGTCGGCCCGATCCTGATCGGAGCGGCCAAGCCGGTGCATATCCTGACCGGTTCGGTGACGGCACGCGGCGTCGTCAACATGACGGCCGTGGCCGTGGTCGAGGCGCAGGAACGCGCCGCGGCTTCGCCGGCCTAG
- a CDS encoding dienelactone hydrolase family protein, with protein MRIIRVLLRLAAFMLPILAAAAASAQEPLREENTFLRIKLDGRDVRLEALIVRPERAQGRLPLALITHGKSSSSVSMGDLRAASYATVARDFARRGWLAAVVMRRGFGQSDGPFPASTTCADLDFTSRFEADAGELEAALRTLQQRDDVDPTRAIAVGESAGGAAVLALAQHKPAGLRGIVNVAGGLNIDNCIDKARDALVGIVKGWQVPGAPPQLWIYAKNDELFPPALVDRMRGAARDAGGDIRFVELPEIRPNGHLIFRHGQARFFWLREVDASLRAWKLPTWSPAQAKDLFAKLGLTARAAAFEQYFAAPGEKAMALSRSRKHFRYTFGSQTLDRAREATLNDCAKAAGDCVIAFENDTFMLPSGGAP; from the coding sequence ATGCGCATCATTAGGGTGCTGCTGCGGCTCGCGGCTTTCATGCTTCCGATCCTGGCCGCTGCAGCGGCCAGCGCGCAGGAGCCCCTGCGCGAGGAGAACACATTCCTCCGGATCAAGCTCGACGGGCGTGACGTCAGGCTCGAGGCGCTGATCGTCAGGCCGGAGCGTGCGCAGGGCCGCCTTCCGCTGGCGCTGATCACCCATGGCAAATCCTCGAGCAGTGTCAGCATGGGGGATTTGCGGGCGGCGTCCTACGCTACCGTCGCCCGTGATTTTGCCCGGCGTGGCTGGCTCGCAGCGGTGGTCATGCGCCGTGGTTTCGGCCAGTCGGATGGGCCCTTCCCGGCCTCGACCACCTGCGCCGATCTCGATTTCACCAGCCGGTTCGAGGCGGATGCCGGCGAACTCGAGGCCGCCCTGCGGACGCTGCAGCAGCGCGACGATGTCGACCCGACGCGCGCCATTGCAGTTGGAGAATCGGCGGGAGGCGCAGCGGTTCTGGCACTCGCCCAGCATAAACCAGCCGGCTTGCGTGGCATCGTCAATGTCGCAGGCGGCCTGAATATCGACAACTGCATCGACAAGGCGCGCGATGCGCTGGTCGGCATCGTCAAGGGTTGGCAAGTGCCCGGTGCGCCGCCACAACTTTGGATTTACGCAAAGAACGACGAGCTCTTTCCGCCCGCGCTCGTCGACCGGATGCGCGGCGCTGCACGCGACGCCGGTGGCGATATCCGCTTCGTCGAGCTGCCCGAAATCAGGCCCAACGGCCACTTGATCTTTCGTCACGGGCAGGCCCGCTTCTTCTGGCTCCGCGAGGTGGACGCCTCGTTGCGCGCCTGGAAGCTGCCGACCTGGTCGCCCGCGCAAGCAAAGGACCTGTTCGCCAAGCTAGGCCTGACGGCGCGCGCCGCCGCATTCGAGCAGTATTTTGCTGCACCCGGCGAGAAGGCAATGGCGCTCAGCCGGTCACGCAAGCATTTCCGCTACACCTTCGGCTCCCAGACGCTCGACCGCGCCAGGGAAGCGACGCTGAACGATTGTGCCAAGGCCGCTGGCGATTGCGTGATCGCCTTCGAGAACGACACGTTCATGCTGCCCTCCGGCGGTGCCCCGTAA
- a CDS encoding peptide ABC transporter substrate-binding protein, with amino-acid sequence MFRITRRAAPLAFAAVLALATTTAAQAQVTFHRGNDSDPETLDAHKTSTVSEAHLLRDLSEGLVIHHINGTVVPGVAESWTISPDGKTYTFKLRPNAKWSNGDAVKASDFVFSLRRMVNPETGAKYANILYPILNAEKINKSDGGAKLADLGVTAIDDRTLEIKLERSTPYFLELLTHQTGLPVHPASVEKFGSDFVKPENWVSNGAYVLKEFVPNSHIKLEKNKAFHDAANVKIDTVIYYPSPDLAAAARRFQAGELHMTTDIPADQIKQLREKLGDQVKIAPYLGTYFLIINSSKKPFDDVRVRQALSMVLDREFIADEIWGGTMLPAYGVIPPNIGNYGTAAEADFKNASPLDREEKAKQLLKDAGFGPGTPLKIQLRYNTTDNNRRTVIAIAEQWKALGVETSFINTDGKTHFAFLRDGGDFDIARYGWIGDFSDPQNFLFLFLSDNKGFNSGKYNNPTFDGLLAKAADEIDLTKRAAILREADAILAAEVPWIPVMFYSSKNLVSPKLVGFQQNLRGALPTRFMSLKP; translated from the coding sequence ATGTTCAGGATCACGCGCCGCGCGGCGCCGCTCGCCTTTGCCGCGGTTCTGGCGCTCGCCACTACCACGGCTGCGCAGGCCCAGGTCACCTTCCATCGCGGCAACGACTCCGATCCCGAGACGCTCGACGCGCACAAGACATCGACCGTGTCGGAAGCCCATCTGCTGCGTGATCTCTCCGAAGGGCTCGTCATCCACCACATCAACGGCACCGTCGTGCCCGGCGTGGCCGAAAGCTGGACGATCAGCCCGGACGGCAAGACCTATACGTTCAAGCTGCGCCCCAATGCGAAATGGTCGAACGGGGACGCGGTCAAGGCCTCGGATTTCGTCTTCTCGCTGCGGCGGATGGTCAACCCCGAGACGGGAGCGAAGTACGCCAATATCCTCTACCCGATCCTGAATGCGGAGAAGATCAACAAGAGCGACGGGGGCGCGAAGCTTGCCGATCTCGGGGTGACGGCCATCGACGACAGGACGCTCGAGATCAAGCTGGAGCGATCGACCCCCTATTTTCTCGAGTTGCTGACGCACCAGACCGGACTTCCGGTCCATCCGGCCTCCGTCGAGAAATTCGGTAGCGATTTCGTCAAGCCGGAGAACTGGGTTTCGAACGGCGCCTATGTGCTCAAGGAGTTCGTGCCGAACTCCCATATCAAGCTTGAAAAGAACAAGGCCTTCCACGACGCGGCCAACGTCAAGATCGATACGGTGATCTATTATCCGTCGCCGGATCTCGCCGCCGCCGCCCGGCGCTTCCAGGCCGGCGAACTGCATATGACGACCGACATTCCTGCCGACCAGATCAAGCAGCTGCGCGAAAAACTGGGCGATCAGGTCAAGATCGCGCCCTATCTCGGCACCTATTTCCTCATCATCAACAGCTCGAAGAAGCCCTTCGACGATGTCCGCGTCCGCCAGGCCCTGTCCATGGTGCTCGACCGTGAGTTCATCGCCGACGAGATCTGGGGCGGCACGATGCTGCCGGCCTATGGCGTCATTCCGCCGAATATCGGAAATTACGGCACGGCCGCCGAAGCCGACTTCAAGAACGCCTCGCCGCTCGACCGCGAGGAGAAGGCCAAGCAGCTGCTCAAGGATGCGGGCTTCGGACCCGGCACGCCCTTGAAGATACAGCTCCGCTACAACACGACCGACAATAACCGACGCACCGTCATCGCCATCGCCGAGCAGTGGAAGGCGCTCGGCGTCGAGACCAGCTTCATCAACACCGACGGCAAGACCCATTTCGCCTTTTTGCGTGATGGTGGCGATTTCGACATCGCCCGCTATGGCTGGATCGGCGATTTTTCGGACCCACAGAACTTCCTGTTCCTATTCCTCAGCGACAACAAGGGGTTCAATTCCGGCAAGTACAACAATCCGACCTTCGATGGCTTGCTTGCCAAGGCAGCCGACGAGATCGACCTGACCAAGCGCGCCGCGATCCTGCGCGAGGCCGACGCGATCCTCGCTGCCGAGGTGCCGTGGATCCCGGTGATGTTCTATTCGTCGAAGAACCTGGTCTCGCCCAAGCTCGTCGGCTTCCAGCAAAATCTCCGCGGCGCACTGCCGACACGCTTCATGAGCCTGAAGCCGTAA